In Dehalococcoidia bacterium, the following are encoded in one genomic region:
- the prmC gene encoding peptide chain release factor N(5)-glutamine methyltransferase, whose protein sequence is MTTLQQAIIKFQSELSSIGADNPRLEADLIWMNILNVSRAELFGYSQHEAIKKSTLIKARSLLNRRLKNEPLAYIIGSKEFYGLKIKTSPKALIPRPETEVMVDEALEYLSGKEKMLIADVGCGTAAISIAIAKNNPSATLYALDISKKALHLAKANILMHQLENQIELIQSNLLTNLPHPVDMLLANLPYIPTTQLPYLQSEVQLYEPLIALNGGIDGLEIINTLLQQAKYKLLPQGVIFLEIDPSQVKKILSLASDYFPSLSYNVVNDLTGRSRVIVLKPNSVASNKII, encoded by the coding sequence TTGACTACTCTCCAACAAGCTATCATCAAATTCCAATCGGAACTTTCATCAATCGGAGCAGATAATCCTAGGCTTGAAGCTGATCTCATATGGATGAATATTTTAAACGTTTCCCGTGCCGAATTATTTGGGTATTCTCAACACGAGGCAATTAAAAAATCGACGCTGATTAAAGCCAGGTCCCTGCTTAACCGTCGCCTAAAAAATGAACCGCTCGCTTATATAATCGGATCAAAAGAGTTCTATGGGCTAAAAATTAAAACTTCTCCAAAAGCTCTTATACCTAGGCCTGAAACCGAAGTAATGGTCGACGAAGCATTGGAATACCTATCAGGCAAAGAAAAAATGCTTATAGCGGATGTAGGGTGCGGCACTGCAGCAATATCGATAGCAATAGCAAAAAATAATCCCAGCGCTACTTTATACGCCTTAGATATATCAAAAAAAGCGTTACATCTTGCTAAGGCAAATATTTTGATGCATCAATTAGAGAATCAGATTGAGCTAATCCAAAGTAATTTGCTTACTAATTTACCGCATCCGGTAGATATGCTTTTGGCCAATCTACCTTACATCCCAACAACGCAATTACCGTATCTTCAAAGTGAAGTACAGCTATATGAACCTTTGATTGCCTTAAATGGGGGAATAGATGGTCTTGAGATCATAAATACTCTACTCCAGCAAGCAAAATACAAACTATTACCACAAGGAGTAATCTTCTTAGAGATTGATCCCTCACAGGTAAAAAAAATACTCTCCTTAGCCTCTGACTATTTCCCTTCACTCTCATATAATGTAGTAAATGATCTAACTGGAAGATCTCGTGTCATAGTGCTCAAACCCAACTCTGTTGCAAGCAATAAAATCATTTAA
- the speE gene encoding polyamine aminopropyltransferase codes for MDQLSPRTIWYTEQITPELIQASGVREVIYEGFTKYQKVQILDTGSFGRILVLDGKTQSSESDEWVYHEALVHPAMLAHPNPKKVLVAGGGEGSTIKEVLRHHSVEELTMVDLDAEVVNLCKQYLPNHHLGSFEDKRLKLLHEDALLYLQGRTDPFDVIIIDIPDPLEGGPAYLLYTVEFYKLILSNLSPGGIMVAQSGAASPTNYMDVFTSISKTMRQVFAHTSEYRVFVPSFGTMWGFIACGREDALVVKDMDRDVIDREIEKRISSPLRYYDGIAHSGMFNLPKYIRSGISSESRIITNDNPVFVI; via the coding sequence ATGGATCAGCTTTCTCCTAGAACAATATGGTATACAGAACAGATCACACCTGAACTTATTCAGGCTTCAGGGGTTCGAGAAGTGATTTACGAAGGATTTACCAAATACCAGAAGGTCCAAATCCTTGATACCGGCTCGTTTGGACGAATTTTGGTACTCGACGGGAAAACGCAATCATCCGAATCGGATGAATGGGTGTACCACGAAGCGCTTGTTCACCCCGCAATGCTTGCGCATCCGAATCCTAAGAAAGTATTAGTAGCTGGGGGTGGTGAAGGGTCTACGATCAAAGAAGTTCTCAGGCATCATTCAGTTGAAGAACTGACGATGGTCGATCTCGATGCAGAAGTAGTCAATTTGTGCAAACAGTATTTACCTAACCATCACTTGGGTTCTTTCGAAGATAAGCGGTTGAAGTTACTTCATGAAGATGCTCTTTTGTACCTCCAGGGACGTACTGACCCGTTCGATGTGATAATCATTGACATCCCTGATCCTCTGGAAGGAGGACCGGCATATTTGTTGTACACCGTTGAGTTCTATAAATTAATTCTGTCGAATTTATCGCCAGGCGGCATTATGGTCGCGCAGTCAGGTGCAGCGAGCCCTACAAACTACATGGATGTTTTCACATCGATTTCAAAGACTATGAGGCAAGTTTTTGCGCACACTTCAGAATATCGAGTGTTTGTGCCTAGCTTTGGTACCATGTGGGGATTTATTGCCTGTGGAAGAGAGGATGCACTAGTTGTAAAGGATATGGATCGAGACGTTATTGACCGTGAAATAGAAAAGCGTATATCTAGTCCACTACGTTATTACGACGGTATTGCACATTCGGGTATGTTTAATTTGCCTAAATATATTCGTTCAGGAATTAGCTCAGAATCACGTATCATTACAAATGATAATCCAGTTTTTGTAATTTAA
- a CDS encoding HNH endonuclease, giving the protein MPRETVLILNQNYEPLNVCGVRRAIVLVIGQKAQPIELSLEHYKTVSTSFSVPSVIRLLYMVKRPLFTRKLSRREVFWRDHFTCQYCGKETKDLTLDHVVPRVLKGPHTWENVVAACVQCNHRKAGRTPVQARMQLLSQPSTPKANPYYHLMHRSLPDEWNIYLPWVSNNQIISTDLHAAIA; this is encoded by the coding sequence ATGCCCCGCGAAACAGTCCTTATCTTGAATCAGAACTACGAGCCGCTTAACGTCTGCGGTGTTAGGCGTGCTATCGTCTTAGTGATTGGGCAAAAAGCACAGCCGATTGAACTTTCCTTGGAACATTACAAAACAGTGTCAACTTCTTTTTCAGTTCCGTCCGTTATCAGGTTACTGTATATGGTAAAGCGCCCTCTTTTCACACGTAAACTTTCTAGGAGAGAAGTTTTTTGGAGAGACCATTTCACTTGCCAATATTGTGGTAAAGAAACAAAAGACCTAACGCTGGATCATGTCGTACCACGTGTATTGAAAGGCCCGCACACATGGGAGAATGTCGTTGCCGCCTGTGTACAATGCAACCACCGCAAAGCAGGAAGAACACCTGTTCAAGCCCGAATGCAACTCTTATCACAGCCTTCAACGCCCAAGGCTAATCCGTATTATCACTTGATGCATCGCAGTCTTCCGGACGAATGGAATATTTATCTACCTTGGGTAAGTAATAATCAGATAATTTCTACTGATTTGCATGCTGCTATTGCATAG
- a CDS encoding AMP-binding protein, producing the protein MHTFDVLNIAAAIVPDRPALITDEKEHSFSELAEKVNRLANALSKSGVARGDRVCVVDVNTPAHVLTFFAASKLDAIYVPLNFRGHREELAYPLRHSAPKVIVAGPRYVPLIEEYGDEFSSTLRITTSAMNDHTSQWVDIDELINSADHQEYIFPIDSPEETAVLLFTAGTTGNPKAVMLKHSSFTSFLLTSMEPPDPEVFEKTLLTLPLYHVAGLQAVLAGIYGGRTIVMQRQFEPGEWMQLVEQHGIERALIVPTMLKQIIDHPEFSTRELSSLKVLTYGGSSMPPTLIRRAVPLMPQVQFINAFGQTETGSTITMVPPEDHILEGPDEIVASRIKHLSSIGKPLPDVEVRVVDENGQFVSYGVSGEIIAKSPRLMTGYWKQPAETDQALHDGWLYTGDLGYQDSDGYIYLEGRAKDFIKRGGEMVSPEEVEHVLQEVPGIEDCAVIGLPDETWGERVVAVVVTGSGYLNVTEDLILDHCQSLARFKRPEQVIFMSELPRNSLGKVLKKNLRTELSKIDGTN; encoded by the coding sequence CTGCATACTTTTGATGTATTAAATATTGCTGCGGCTATAGTACCTGATAGACCGGCTTTAATAACTGACGAGAAAGAGCATTCGTTTTCTGAACTTGCGGAGAAAGTGAATCGCCTTGCAAATGCTCTTTCGAAGAGCGGGGTGGCTCGAGGTGATCGCGTCTGTGTTGTTGACGTAAATACTCCTGCGCACGTCCTGACATTTTTTGCAGCCTCTAAACTGGATGCTATTTATGTTCCATTAAATTTCCGAGGCCATCGTGAAGAGTTAGCATATCCTTTAAGACATTCTGCACCAAAAGTGATTGTTGCTGGACCAAGGTATGTTCCGCTTATTGAGGAATATGGAGATGAATTTAGTTCTACCCTTAGGATAACAACTTCAGCCATGAACGATCATACCTCGCAGTGGGTAGACATCGATGAACTAATCAATTCTGCTGATCACCAAGAATATATATTCCCGATTGACTCACCTGAAGAGACCGCAGTGCTTTTGTTTACTGCGGGAACTACAGGTAATCCAAAGGCGGTAATGCTTAAACATTCTAGTTTCACATCATTTCTATTGACTAGCATGGAACCTCCCGATCCTGAAGTGTTTGAAAAAACACTTCTGACTTTACCTCTTTACCATGTAGCAGGTCTTCAAGCAGTCCTTGCAGGGATATACGGGGGTAGAACAATAGTAATGCAGCGACAGTTTGAGCCTGGAGAATGGATGCAATTAGTGGAGCAGCATGGAATTGAACGTGCTTTAATCGTGCCTACTATGTTGAAGCAAATCATTGATCACCCAGAATTCTCTACAAGAGAATTGTCTTCGCTCAAAGTTTTAACTTATGGGGGGTCATCTATGCCGCCTACATTAATTAGGCGTGCAGTTCCTCTTATGCCCCAAGTGCAGTTTATTAACGCATTTGGGCAAACTGAAACTGGGTCAACTATCACGATGGTGCCCCCCGAAGACCATATTTTAGAAGGCCCTGATGAAATTGTTGCGTCACGAATTAAACACCTATCCAGTATTGGGAAACCATTACCTGATGTAGAGGTACGGGTTGTTGATGAGAATGGGCAGTTTGTAAGTTATGGTGTTTCAGGTGAAATAATAGCTAAAAGCCCTCGGCTAATGACGGGTTACTGGAAGCAACCAGCGGAAACGGATCAAGCGCTGCATGACGGATGGCTTTATACCGGTGACTTAGGCTACCAAGATTCAGATGGATATATATATCTTGAGGGTCGCGCAAAAGATTTTATTAAGCGTGGCGGCGAGATGGTCTCACCCGAGGAAGTTGAGCACGTATTGCAAGAAGTACCTGGTATAGAGGACTGCGCAGTCATTGGACTTCCAGACGAAACCTGGGGTGAGCGTGTAGTAGCGGTAGTAGTTACTGGATCTGGTTACTTGAACGTAACAGAAGATTTGATATTAGATCATTGCCAGTCTTTGGCTAGATTTAAACGACCAGAGCAGGTAATTTTCATGAGCGAGTTGCCTAGAAATTCCTTGGGGAAGGTTCTGAAAAAAAATTTACGAACTGAATTGTCCAAAATAGATGGAACTAATTAA
- the speD gene encoding adenosylmethionine decarboxylase, with protein MKALGRHVLLELRTCNPELLDDLEFLKKVLLEAAVKTGATVIGEIFHQFSPQGVTGVVAIAESHLCIHTWPEFGYAGVDIFTCGENFDPTEAAKLIIDELESKDPEITEVKRGLLDSWSQAFS; from the coding sequence TTGAAAGCTCTTGGTCGTCACGTACTACTTGAACTTCGCACTTGTAATCCAGAATTATTAGATGACCTTGAGTTTCTCAAGAAAGTGTTATTAGAGGCGGCAGTAAAAACTGGAGCCACTGTAATCGGTGAAATTTTCCATCAATTTAGCCCTCAAGGAGTAACGGGTGTTGTCGCGATTGCTGAATCACACCTATGCATTCATACATGGCCAGAATTTGGTTATGCGGGCGTTGATATTTTTACCTGTGGGGAAAATTTTGACCCCACGGAGGCAGCTAAATTAATTATTGATGAACTGGAGTCTAAAGATCCTGAGATTACGGAAGTAAAAAGAGGTCTTCTGGACTCATGGTCACAGGCGTTTAGTTAA
- a CDS encoding MBL fold metallo-hydrolase: MELEPGIHQMTFGKEPLPGFPAPNSYLVFGTDTSILIDTGWENNDDHRSRMAYLRQTNSPPISEIIITHRHPDHGGGALHLHKEFGTPIACHEKDQEVIERDRLNSEIKIASSLNGGEVRDLGGINLELIHAPGHTFGCLAIYIPEREVLFTTDTVMDISTTSINPNDGSLVEYMQTLNLFQDINPRIMYTGHGRPVKNPRQRLNRLIDHRLRREESILNKLKVRPLSTAQLSDVIYKGLQSSRKPLAERQIITTLLKLLEEGKVVKEENDTYKTNL; the protein is encoded by the coding sequence ATGGAATTAGAACCTGGCATACATCAAATGACGTTCGGCAAGGAGCCATTACCAGGTTTCCCTGCTCCAAATTCTTATTTGGTTTTTGGAACGGATACTTCAATTCTGATTGATACTGGCTGGGAAAATAATGATGACCATCGAAGTCGAATGGCTTACCTTAGGCAAACAAACTCACCACCGATTTCAGAAATAATAATTACCCACCGCCATCCTGACCACGGTGGAGGTGCTCTTCATTTGCATAAGGAGTTCGGAACTCCTATTGCCTGCCATGAAAAAGACCAAGAAGTTATCGAGCGCGACCGATTGAACAGTGAAATAAAGATAGCATCTTCTCTCAATGGAGGTGAGGTACGAGACCTTGGAGGCATTAATCTAGAATTGATCCATGCTCCTGGGCACACCTTCGGATGTCTGGCTATTTATATTCCTGAGCGTGAAGTTTTATTTACAACAGACACTGTTATGGATATTTCCACTACCAGCATAAACCCTAATGACGGAAGTCTTGTTGAATACATGCAAACGCTTAATCTTTTCCAAGATATTAATCCTAGAATCATGTACACAGGACACGGTCGTCCTGTGAAAAATCCTCGCCAAAGGCTCAACCGGTTAATTGATCATAGACTAAGAAGAGAGGAGTCCATTTTAAATAAATTAAAAGTAAGGCCCCTAAGTACGGCCCAGCTCAGTGATGTAATATACAAAGGACTACAAAGCTCACGAAAGCCCCTTGCCGAAAGGCAAATAATCACTACCTTGCTTAAATTGTTGGAAGAAGGGAAGGTAGTTAAAGAAGAGAATGATACTTACAAGACTAACCTATAG
- the lysA gene encoding diaminopimelate decarboxylase: MPTLFNSKVFPLNTTISNKNHLEIGGCSLIDLAEQFGTPLYVFDENTLRNQAEGFLSSFKNLYPNTRVVYACKAFINIPLARYFADLGLGFDVVSGGELAILKAANVDLSTVDFHGNNKTPQEIWTALEWGVGHFVIDSSHELNLLNEYAGQQGIKQNVLVRVSPSIDPHTHRLTTTGVLDSKFGFPIETGQAHDAIRQVLQCENLSLQGLHFHLGSPIFELEPYTEAIELVLGFASEMQNEGMTLNRFSPGGGFAIAYTEDDEPPTKDAYAKAITEALIEGCKQNGLNQPELTIEPGRSMSGPAGVAIYTVGAIKEIPDVRTYVSVDGGMGDNIRPALYGSRYIAVLANQPTAEATETVTIAGKYCESGDVLVTDAKLPKVQPNDIIAIPASGAYAPSMASTYNMNGKPPIVMVDNGNTRLIRRRESFEDMMSQDIIDPIAKDPL, encoded by the coding sequence GTGCCCACACTATTTAACTCGAAAGTATTTCCTTTAAATACAACAATCTCTAATAAAAACCATCTGGAAATTGGTGGTTGCAGTCTTATCGACCTAGCGGAACAATTCGGCACCCCATTGTATGTGTTTGATGAGAATACTTTACGCAATCAGGCGGAAGGATTCCTTTCATCTTTTAAGAATCTTTATCCTAATACTAGAGTTGTATATGCCTGCAAAGCATTTATCAATATCCCTTTAGCAAGATATTTTGCCGATCTAGGATTAGGGTTTGATGTCGTTTCCGGAGGAGAATTAGCAATCCTAAAAGCCGCCAATGTTGATCTATCAACAGTCGATTTTCATGGCAACAATAAAACTCCTCAGGAGATATGGACTGCACTTGAGTGGGGAGTTGGGCATTTTGTTATAGACAGTTCGCACGAATTGAATTTACTTAATGAATATGCAGGTCAGCAAGGAATAAAGCAAAATGTTTTAGTTCGTGTTTCTCCGTCTATTGATCCGCACACCCATAGGCTAACTACCACTGGGGTTTTAGATAGTAAATTTGGTTTCCCAATTGAAACAGGTCAAGCTCACGATGCAATTAGGCAAGTGTTGCAATGTGAAAATTTATCACTTCAGGGCCTTCATTTTCACTTAGGGTCTCCCATTTTTGAACTAGAGCCTTATACAGAAGCCATTGAACTCGTCCTTGGCTTCGCTTCTGAAATGCAAAATGAAGGCATGACTTTAAATCGTTTTAGCCCAGGAGGTGGGTTTGCAATTGCCTATACAGAAGATGACGAACCCCCAACTAAAGATGCTTATGCAAAAGCCATTACTGAAGCTCTTATAGAGGGATGTAAGCAAAATGGATTGAATCAACCCGAATTGACAATAGAGCCAGGCCGCTCTATGTCAGGACCCGCGGGAGTTGCCATATATACAGTTGGTGCAATCAAGGAAATACCTGACGTTCGCACTTATGTATCAGTAGACGGGGGTATGGGAGATAATATTCGTCCCGCGTTATATGGATCACGCTACATTGCCGTTCTAGCAAATCAACCAACAGCTGAGGCAACAGAAACAGTTACCATTGCGGGCAAATACTGTGAATCTGGGGACGTCCTAGTAACTGACGCTAAACTACCAAAAGTACAACCAAACGATATAATTGCTATTCCAGCTTCAGGTGCCTACGCACCCTCAATGGCGAGTACCTATAACATGAACGGAAAACCGCCTATTGTAATGGTAGACAATGGTAATACACGCCTAATTCGCCGAAGGGAATCGTTCGAAGACATGATGTCTCAGGATATAATCGACCCAATTGCTAAGGATCCTTTGTAG
- a CDS encoding enoyl-CoA hydratase/isomerase family protein, which produces MSTFSCIKFTKSEGVAFLTLNRPSKVNAFNVQMRDELSELLAVINDDIEVQGVIISGAGEYGFCGGADLTEFGTAPSMTIARYSKIARDIWKDLHFILKPTLVAIHGHCIGTGIEISALCDFRYATEDTVFRMPELHLGLMPAAGGTQSLTNLVNKANTLRMLYTGEAFSSNQAFEMGLIDGIFSDRGSMMIEVEKKMRQIIAFNSDVLRNLKKSVIHGADFPLYHALRLEQILAAQIDNSK; this is translated from the coding sequence ATGAGCACATTTAGCTGTATAAAATTCACTAAAAGTGAGGGCGTTGCATTTCTGACCTTAAATCGCCCAAGCAAAGTTAATGCATTTAATGTTCAGATGCGAGATGAATTATCCGAGCTGCTTGCAGTAATAAATGATGATATCGAGGTACAAGGTGTAATTATTTCTGGGGCCGGGGAGTATGGATTTTGTGGAGGTGCAGACCTGACTGAATTTGGGACTGCCCCTTCAATGACTATTGCTCGCTATTCCAAAATTGCTAGAGATATTTGGAAAGATTTACATTTTATTTTAAAGCCAACGCTAGTGGCTATTCATGGACATTGTATTGGAACAGGAATAGAAATTTCTGCATTATGCGACTTCCGTTATGCCACGGAGGATACAGTTTTTAGAATGCCTGAGTTGCACTTAGGGTTGATGCCTGCCGCTGGTGGTACTCAATCATTAACTAACCTCGTTAATAAAGCGAATACATTGAGGATGTTATATACAGGTGAGGCTTTCAGTTCTAACCAGGCATTTGAGATGGGTCTTATAGACGGCATATTTTCAGACCGAGGTTCTATGATGATTGAGGTTGAAAAAAAGATGCGTCAGATTATTGCATTCAATTCGGATGTTTTGCGTAATTTGAAAAAATCGGTTATTCACGGGGCCGATTTTCCTTTGTATCATGCTTTACGTTTAGAACAAATTTTAGCAGCTCAAATAGATAATTCTAAATGA
- the holB gene encoding DNA polymerase III subunit delta', whose translation MFQLHGQELILSNLNNSINEGRFHHAYLLSGASHTGKNTLALQIAQALNCTSSEVPCMQCNQCQRIQKYEHPDVHYITTGGDEGPLHEIGIDAIRELSSLAYLKPFEGIRRVFIIKPAEKLNDHSSNALLKVLEEPPGDVVFILISSSAADLMPTIVSRCQLFQFKKMDRAAVFSILTTNYGIDAENAEIFSRLCDGCIGWAIEASQDSSIYASLHQLLEKIVDTIEGGIESRFHYCEEFGRIYQRDRLSAETHLRLWLSWLRDVMLIQKGVEEYVINIDWKETLSKHAKSLPNDEIVRWIRQIQSTSNLVQRNINPRLALEAVLISSPLTTQHSMQ comes from the coding sequence GTGTTTCAGCTTCACGGCCAAGAATTAATTTTATCCAATTTAAATAACTCAATTAATGAAGGCCGCTTCCACCATGCTTACCTGCTTTCAGGAGCGTCTCATACTGGTAAAAACACACTAGCGCTACAAATTGCGCAAGCCTTGAACTGTACAAGTTCAGAAGTTCCATGCATGCAATGCAATCAATGCCAACGAATCCAAAAATATGAGCATCCTGACGTGCACTACATCACCACGGGAGGAGATGAAGGCCCCCTTCATGAAATCGGAATTGATGCAATTAGGGAATTATCCAGCCTTGCATATCTAAAACCTTTTGAGGGCATCCGGAGGGTCTTTATTATTAAACCTGCTGAAAAGCTAAATGATCATTCTTCCAATGCACTATTAAAAGTACTAGAAGAACCTCCAGGGGACGTGGTTTTTATCCTCATATCGAGCAGCGCAGCAGACCTTATGCCTACCATTGTTTCTCGCTGCCAGCTTTTCCAATTTAAAAAAATGGATCGTGCTGCAGTGTTTTCAATACTAACTACAAATTATGGAATAGACGCTGAAAACGCAGAAATATTTTCGAGGTTGTGTGACGGATGTATAGGTTGGGCTATCGAAGCGTCACAAGACAGTTCAATATATGCTTCGTTACATCAGCTTTTAGAAAAAATAGTGGACACCATCGAAGGGGGAATTGAGTCTCGATTCCACTATTGTGAGGAGTTCGGAAGAATCTATCAGCGTGACCGATTATCTGCCGAAACTCACTTGCGACTTTGGCTCTCTTGGCTAAGAGACGTAATGCTTATTCAAAAAGGGGTAGAAGAGTACGTGATAAATATAGACTGGAAAGAAACATTGTCTAAACACGCAAAGTCTCTTCCAAACGATGAAATCGTGCGATGGATTCGCCAAATTCAAAGCACCAGCAATCTAGTGCAACGAAATATCAACCCTCGACTTGCCCTAGAGGCTGTACTAATTTCCTCTCCTTTGACCACACAACATTCTATGCAATAG
- a CDS encoding NADH-quinone oxidoreductase subunit A translates to MEDYLRQYGLIFLLAVVSIVLPASVLLISKLSTFINARPSRPNPLKYSPYECGMEPEQGRWQRFNVRYYKFALLFLLFDVEVIFLFPWATQSSSLGWSAFLAVLFFSVIMMVGWAYEWKKGGMEWDESTPAISSKQRIN, encoded by the coding sequence ATGGAAGACTACTTGCGTCAATATGGTCTGATTTTCTTGCTAGCCGTCGTTTCGATTGTTCTGCCAGCAAGTGTTCTTCTGATATCCAAACTAAGTACCTTCATCAACGCTCGGCCATCCAGACCCAACCCTCTGAAATACTCACCCTATGAATGCGGTATGGAACCAGAACAAGGGCGTTGGCAACGATTCAACGTACGCTACTACAAATTCGCTCTACTTTTCTTGTTATTTGATGTTGAAGTCATATTTCTATTTCCTTGGGCTACTCAATCAAGCTCGCTAGGCTGGTCTGCATTCCTAGCAGTGTTATTTTTCTCTGTAATCATGATGGTAGGTTGGGCGTACGAATGGAAAAAAGGCGGAATGGAATGGGACGAATCAACTCCTGCTATTTCAAGCAAGCAAAGAATTAATTAG
- a CDS encoding CvpA family protein gives MNWVDAATLITIGLFGFLGWKNGIIKWASTLAGAIIGIIFAGQYYARVAELIPIDTDFDKIAAFTAIFIVSLIFFWVLANFVKKILNMLFLGWVDRSIGALIGIVVGLLSVSAIASIAVIVPIDSLHVAIAKSSLLESILTATDVIKVLLPSQFDQIDRIFEEGLDWKNQFSG, from the coding sequence ATGAATTGGGTTGATGCAGCTACCTTAATCACTATTGGATTGTTTGGATTCCTTGGCTGGAAAAATGGAATAATTAAATGGGCGTCAACTCTGGCTGGAGCAATAATTGGAATAATTTTTGCTGGACAGTATTACGCGCGTGTTGCTGAATTAATTCCAATTGATACCGATTTCGATAAAATTGCAGCTTTTACTGCAATTTTTATTGTCTCTCTTATATTCTTTTGGGTGCTTGCGAATTTTGTAAAAAAGATTCTTAATATGCTTTTTTTGGGATGGGTGGATCGTTCAATTGGAGCTTTGATTGGTATTGTGGTGGGGCTATTGTCCGTTTCTGCGATTGCCTCAATAGCAGTGATTGTTCCTATAGATTCGTTGCATGTAGCTATTGCAAAATCCAGCTTGCTTGAATCCATATTAACTGCAACTGATGTGATTAAAGTTTTGCTTCCGTCTCAGTTTGATCAGATAGATCGTATTTTTGAAGAGGGATTGGATTGGAAGAACCAATTTAGTGGATAA
- the prfA gene encoding peptide chain release factor 1: MLDRLENFLKRVQEIDELFSDPEVISNPDLVSKLAKERSDLLPIVNSYESLKIAKQELDDAKSLSNDNDPEVAEMALEEIERLGTEVESLDQELRNALLPKDPNDNKNVIMEIRGGTGGDEAAIFAGDLFRMYQRYAHKHGLTIDIVNMNETEQGGIKEVVCTIQGESAYRLLKHESGVHRVQRVPTTETQGRIHTSTATVAVLPEVDEVDVDIRTEDLRIDIFHSGGPGGQNVNKVATAVRVVHNPSGIVVVSQGERSQLRNKTEALSVLRSRLYEQQIREQEESTSAARRSQVGSGERSEKIRTYNFPQDRLTDHRINMSIHGLQEIMVGAGQFGSLVESLLQDEQARLLEQAEVETQKLV; the protein is encoded by the coding sequence ATGCTAGATAGACTAGAAAACTTCCTAAAACGAGTTCAGGAAATTGATGAACTATTTTCAGACCCTGAAGTAATTTCTAACCCCGATTTGGTTAGTAAACTTGCAAAGGAAAGGTCTGATCTTCTTCCAATTGTCAATTCATACGAATCCCTAAAAATTGCTAAGCAAGAACTTGATGACGCCAAGTCTTTGTCTAATGACAACGACCCTGAGGTTGCAGAAATGGCGTTAGAGGAAATTGAAAGGCTTGGCACTGAGGTAGAAAGCCTCGACCAAGAATTACGAAATGCTTTATTACCTAAAGACCCTAATGACAATAAAAACGTAATTATGGAAATACGTGGAGGCACAGGAGGAGATGAGGCTGCAATATTTGCAGGTGATTTATTTCGAATGTATCAGAGATACGCCCATAAACATGGGCTGACAATAGATATAGTCAATATGAATGAAACTGAACAAGGTGGCATTAAAGAAGTAGTCTGCACTATTCAAGGAGAAAGTGCTTACAGGCTGCTAAAGCATGAAAGCGGAGTGCATCGTGTCCAGCGAGTACCGACTACCGAAACACAAGGCAGGATACATACATCCACTGCAACAGTTGCCGTCCTTCCTGAAGTCGATGAGGTTGATGTTGATATCCGTACAGAAGACCTGCGAATTGACATATTCCATTCCGGTGGCCCCGGTGGGCAAAATGTGAATAAAGTCGCCACCGCTGTACGTGTTGTTCATAATCCTTCTGGCATAGTAGTGGTCTCTCAAGGCGAGAGGTCGCAATTACGTAACAAAACCGAAGCTCTATCTGTTCTTCGATCCAGATTGTATGAACAGCAAATTCGTGAACAAGAAGAATCTACGTCTGCTGCAAGAAGATCGCAAGTAGGCAGTGGGGAGAGATCTGAAAAAATTAGGACCTACAATTTCCCACAGGATCGACTTACAGATCACCGTATTAATATGTCTATACATGGACTGCAAGAAATTATGGTAGGTGCAGGGCAATTCGGTTCCTTGGTCGAATCCTTATTACAGGACGAGCAGGCAAGATTGCTTGAACAAGCCGAAGTAGAAACTCAAAAATTAGTATAG